The proteins below are encoded in one region of Betaproteobacteria bacterium:
- a CDS encoding NAD-dependent deacylase, translating into MTTYSASIDAALEQIAEHLRDARRVLFITGAGISADSGLPTYRGVGGLYDSDETEEGMRIEDALSGQIFAVRPDITWKYLIQIEKTCRGAKPNAAHLAIACLEEHLDRVMVFTQNVDGLHRQAGSREIIEIHGNLQELVCTACTHEEAAADLAEREIPPLCPVCGVVLRPKVVLFGEALPEGELDRFIDAFQEGFDIVFTIGTSSIFPYITQPVVLAACSGIPTVEINPARTQLSDMVDYYLPLGAAEAMTEILDRLGLYPVLTD; encoded by the coding sequence ATGACGACCTATTCTGCTTCAATTGACGCTGCACTGGAGCAGATTGCTGAACATCTGCGCGATGCCCGGCGGGTACTTTTTATCACCGGGGCGGGCATTTCAGCGGACTCCGGCTTGCCAACCTACCGCGGCGTTGGCGGACTCTACGATAGTGATGAGACGGAAGAGGGAATGCGCATTGAAGATGCGCTTTCGGGCCAGATATTTGCCGTTCGGCCGGATATCACCTGGAAATATCTGATCCAGATCGAAAAGACTTGCCGTGGTGCCAAGCCGAATGCTGCCCATCTGGCGATTGCCTGCCTGGAAGAGCATCTCGATCGCGTTATGGTGTTTACCCAGAACGTCGATGGCCTGCACCGCCAAGCGGGTAGCCGGGAGATTATCGAAATTCACGGCAACCTGCAGGAATTGGTCTGTACGGCCTGCACTCACGAGGAAGCTGCCGCAGACCTAGCCGAACGCGAAATACCCCCGTTGTGTCCGGTTTGTGGCGTGGTATTACGGCCCAAGGTCGTGCTTTTTGGCGAAGCCCTGCCCGAAGGTGAGCTTGATCGCTTTATCGATGCCTTTCAGGAGGGTTTTGATATCGTTTTTACGATCGGCACCTCCAGCATTTTTCCGTACATCACGCAGCCGGTCGTACTGGCGGCCTGTAGCGGAATTCCGACCGTTGAAATCAATCCGGCACGCACCCAGCTCAGCGATATGGTGGACTATTATTTGCCGCTTGGCGCCGCCGAGGCAATGACTGAAATCCTCGACAGGCTGGGCCTGTACCCGGTTCTGACGGATTAG
- the trmA gene encoding tRNA (uridine(54)-C5)-methyltransferase TrmA, with protein MPLPSFDPALYPAQLASKLAHFEQTFAALGVANTVAHASTPLHYRLRAEFRIWHDGDRLDYAMFDPEDPRVPITLDTFPPAAESICALMPRLRDRLAISPMLRRNLFQADFLATLSGDMLVTLIYHRTLDDAWETAAREMAAELGIRLIGRSRGQKKVLDRDWVLEEIELNGRQLRYKQVEGSFTQPNGGVNRQMLGWACQQAAGIGGNMVELYCGNGNFTIALSPLFDKVLATEVSKSSVHAAQFNLEANNIENVAIARMSSEEFSDALSGREEFTRLKEVDLEPFRHATLFVDPPRSGLDAITLELARSFDRILYISCNQQTLLDNVTALQDTHAISASAVFDQFPYTHHLECGLLLTRRQWSASQ; from the coding sequence ATGCCCCTCCCCAGTTTCGACCCCGCCCTCTATCCGGCCCAGCTGGCCAGTAAACTCGCCCATTTCGAGCAGACCTTCGCCGCGCTAGGCGTCGCCAATACCGTTGCTCATGCCTCAACGCCGCTGCACTACCGTCTGCGCGCCGAATTCCGCATCTGGCACGATGGCGACCGCCTTGACTACGCCATGTTCGATCCGGAAGACCCGCGGGTGCCGATCACGCTCGACACCTTCCCGCCTGCCGCCGAATCCATCTGCGCGCTGATGCCGCGCCTGCGCGACCGTCTGGCCATCAGCCCCATGCTGCGCCGCAACCTGTTTCAGGCCGACTTTCTTGCCACGTTGAGCGGCGACATGCTGGTGACGCTGATCTACCACCGTACGCTCGATGATGCCTGGGAAACCGCCGCCCGCGAAATGGCCGCCGAACTCGGCATCCGCCTCATCGGCCGCAGCCGTGGCCAAAAAAAGGTACTCGACCGCGACTGGGTGCTCGAAGAAATCGAACTCAACGGCCGCCAGCTGCGCTACAAGCAAGTTGAGGGCAGCTTCACCCAGCCCAACGGCGGCGTGAATCGCCAGATGCTCGGCTGGGCCTGCCAGCAGGCCGCCGGCATTGGTGGCAATATGGTCGAGCTGTACTGCGGGAACGGCAATTTCACCATCGCGCTCTCACCGCTATTCGACAAGGTACTCGCCACCGAAGTCAGCAAATCGTCCGTCCATGCCGCCCAGTTCAACCTCGAAGCCAATAACATCGAGAACGTCGCCATCGCCCGCATGTCGAGCGAGGAATTCAGCGACGCCCTGTCCGGCCGCGAAGAATTCACGCGCCTGAAAGAGGTCGACCTCGAACCCTTCCGCCATGCCACGCTGTTCGTCGATCCGCCACGCAGTGGGCTGGATGCCATCACGCTCGAACTGGCCCGTAGCTTCGACCGTATCCTGTACATTTCCTGCAACCAGCAAACCCTGCTCGACAACGTCACCGCCCTGCAGGACACCCACGCTATCAGCGCCTCTGCGGTATTCGACCAGTTTCCCTACACGCACCATCTGGAGTGCGGCCTGCTGCTGACGCGGCGCCAGTGGTCTGCTTCGCAATAA
- a CDS encoding DEAD/DEAH box helicase, translating to MTFSTLGLAETLLQSLETLGYKTPTPIQEQAIPAILEGRDLMAAAQTGTGKTAGFALPILHSLATDGIKVGSNSVRALVLVPTRELAEQVHASFRQYGEHTSVSTYAAYGGVSINPQMMRLRRGVDVLVATPGRLLDLYSQNALKLNKVQVLVLDEADRMLDLGFSTELDAVFAALPKKRQTLLFSATFSEVIRSLAKARLRNPLTIEISPPNSTVKAVKQWMVPVDKKRKTELFLFMRKDRKWGQVLVFVKTKRGADDLVGILQAKRIKADAIHGDKPQPARLRALESFKTGEVQILVATDVAARGLDIDDLPQVVNFDLPIVAEDYIHRIGRTGRAGATGEAISLVCADEAPMLAAIETLLKQTLSREEEPGFEPDHRIPLTGAAAIAAKKIKKPKVAGGRGGKGTPNNWVGFDDAPKRPGARPAARPGGVPRSTGKNGQKQNRSGGR from the coding sequence ATGACATTTTCTACGCTCGGCCTTGCCGAAACGCTGCTCCAATCCCTCGAAACGCTCGGCTACAAGACGCCGACGCCGATTCAGGAGCAAGCCATCCCCGCCATCCTCGAAGGGCGCGACTTGATGGCCGCAGCCCAGACCGGCACCGGCAAGACCGCCGGCTTCGCGCTGCCCATCCTGCACAGCCTGGCCACCGACGGCATCAAGGTCGGCAGCAATTCCGTGCGCGCCCTTGTGCTCGTGCCGACGCGCGAACTGGCCGAACAGGTCCACGCCAGCTTCCGCCAGTACGGCGAACACACCAGCGTCAGCACCTACGCGGCCTACGGCGGCGTCAGCATCAACCCGCAGATGATGCGCCTGCGCCGCGGCGTCGATGTCCTTGTCGCGACGCCCGGCCGCCTGCTCGACCTCTACAGCCAGAACGCCCTCAAGCTCAACAAGGTGCAAGTACTCGTCCTCGACGAAGCCGACCGCATGCTCGACCTCGGCTTCTCAACCGAACTCGACGCCGTCTTCGCCGCCCTGCCCAAGAAGCGGCAGACCCTGCTCTTCTCGGCCACCTTCTCCGAAGTCATCCGCAGCCTCGCCAAGGCCCGCCTGCGCAACCCGCTGACCATCGAAATCAGCCCGCCCAACAGCACCGTCAAGGCCGTCAAACAGTGGATGGTGCCGGTCGACAAGAAGCGCAAGACCGAGCTCTTCCTGTTCATGCGCAAGGACCGGAAATGGGGACAGGTGCTCGTCTTCGTCAAGACCAAGCGCGGCGCCGACGACCTGGTCGGCATCCTCCAGGCCAAGCGCATCAAGGCCGATGCCATCCACGGCGACAAACCGCAACCGGCCCGCCTGCGCGCCCTGGAAAGCTTCAAGACCGGCGAAGTGCAGATCCTCGTCGCCACCGACGTCGCCGCCCGCGGGCTGGACATCGACGACCTGCCGCAAGTCGTCAATTTCGACCTGCCCATCGTCGCCGAAGACTACATCCACCGCATCGGCCGCACCGGCCGCGCCGGCGCCACCGGCGAAGCCATCTCGCTCGTCTGCGCCGACGAAGCCCCGATGCTCGCCGCCATCGAAACGCTGCTCAAGCAAACCCTCAGCCGCGAAGAAGAACCGGGCTTCGAACCCGATCACCGCATTCCGCTGACCGGCGCCGCCGCAATCGCGGCAAAGAAGATCAAAAAACCAAAGGTCGCCGGCGGCCGAGGCGGCAAAGGCACACCAAACAACTGGGTCGGCTTCGACGACGCCCCCAAACGCCCCGGCGCCCGGCCGGCAGCCCGTCCGGGCGGAGTCCCACGGTCAACCGGAAAAAATGGCCAAAAACAAAATCGGTCGGGTGGTCGCTGA
- a CDS encoding flagellar basal body-associated FliL family protein has protein sequence MNVAPRMFHALVAPLLMVLALLMPMSAQANDHGGGGGGPEPMIFTVNLGAENYLQFGLILEAANPEAEHALASYKPMIQHEIILLLSGKDAAKLRTLEGKKALIEEILELANHVIHEDEKTGVKEVLFTKFLIQ, from the coding sequence ATGAACGTTGCTCCCCGGATGTTCCACGCTTTGGTGGCACCTTTGCTGATGGTGCTGGCGCTGCTTATGCCGATGTCGGCGCAGGCCAACGATCACGGCGGCGGTGGTGGCGGCCCGGAGCCGATGATTTTCACCGTTAATCTGGGTGCTGAAAATTATTTGCAGTTCGGCCTGATTCTGGAAGCGGCCAATCCGGAAGCCGAACATGCACTGGCCTCATACAAACCGATGATTCAGCATGAAATCATCTTGCTGTTGTCCGGTAAAGACGCTGCAAAGTTGCGCACGCTGGAGGGCAAGAAGGCGCTGATCGAGGAAATCCTTGAGTTGGCCAACCATGTCATTCATGAAGATGAAAAAACCGGCGTCAAGGAAGTGCTGTTCACCAAGTTCCTGATCCAGTAA